One genomic window of Desulfonatronum thioautotrophicum includes the following:
- a CDS encoding L-lactate permease: MNQLAPLLALLPIVVVGILMVGMMWPSSKAMPVGLAVAAAIAFTIWEVPAQHLLAASLAGVVNALDILLIIFGAILILQLMKHSGGMDAISRSMAFISKDRRVQVLIIAWLFGSFLEGAAGFGTPAAVAAPLLMGMGFPPFMAAVLTLVADSASVSFGAVGVPIHGGFEALRDVVSLPESLSFGRFLQDIGLQVGLLHFALGTFIPLIMVGLMTRMAEGSLRRAREVWKLALFAGLVFTVPQALIAFFIGPELPALLGALIGLPIFLFAVSRGFLTPKTEWDFPDKKDWPEHWQGKFDAGTGMPDDQPTMRGWLAWLPYAVVGGLLLLTRIEFFHLSTLLQQWNIGWTDILGTDISATITPLYNPGVVPFLLIAMLIPLMHGMNLQGVAASCRSTLKMIGPATAALISALAMVYIMINSGVAEGKESMLIVVAGAASDLAGQSWYLLAPLVGTLGTFISGSNTVSNIMFGVLQQDAAIQSGLHVVPVLALQAVGGAAGNMICVHNVVAVLATVGLLGKEGLVIRINLGIALGYAILAGSIVWAIAVFV, encoded by the coding sequence ATGAACCAGCTCGCGCCGCTCCTGGCGCTTTTGCCCATTGTCGTTGTCGGTATCCTGATGGTCGGCATGATGTGGCCGTCCAGCAAGGCCATGCCCGTGGGGCTTGCCGTGGCCGCGGCCATTGCCTTCACGATCTGGGAAGTGCCTGCCCAGCATCTCCTGGCCGCCAGCCTGGCCGGTGTTGTCAATGCCCTGGACATCCTGCTGATCATTTTCGGCGCCATCCTGATTCTGCAACTCATGAAGCACAGCGGGGGCATGGACGCCATTTCCCGGTCCATGGCCTTCATTTCCAAAGACCGCCGCGTCCAGGTGCTGATCATCGCCTGGCTGTTCGGATCGTTCCTGGAGGGGGCCGCCGGCTTCGGCACCCCGGCCGCGGTCGCGGCGCCCTTGTTGATGGGCATGGGGTTTCCCCCCTTCATGGCGGCTGTTCTGACCCTGGTGGCGGACAGCGCATCCGTGTCCTTCGGAGCCGTGGGCGTGCCGATTCATGGTGGGTTCGAGGCGCTCAGGGATGTGGTCAGTCTTCCCGAATCTCTCTCGTTTGGTCGGTTTTTGCAGGATATCGGCCTTCAGGTGGGGCTGCTCCATTTCGCCCTGGGAACCTTCATCCCCCTGATCATGGTCGGCCTGATGACCAGGATGGCGGAGGGGTCTTTGCGGAGGGCCCGGGAAGTCTGGAAACTGGCCCTGTTCGCGGGTCTGGTTTTCACCGTGCCCCAGGCCCTGATCGCCTTTTTTATCGGCCCTGAATTGCCGGCGCTGCTGGGTGCGCTGATCGGGCTGCCCATTTTCCTGTTTGCCGTCTCTCGTGGATTTTTGACGCCCAAAACGGAGTGGGATTTTCCGGACAAAAAGGATTGGCCGGAGCACTGGCAGGGCAAGTTCGACGCCGGGACCGGCATGCCGGATGATCAGCCGACCATGCGCGGCTGGCTGGCATGGCTGCCGTACGCGGTTGTGGGGGGCCTCCTGCTTTTGACCCGCATCGAATTCTTTCATCTGTCCACATTGCTCCAGCAATGGAACATCGGCTGGACCGATATTCTGGGGACAGACATCAGCGCGACGATTACTCCGCTGTACAATCCCGGAGTGGTCCCGTTTCTGCTGATCGCCATGCTGATTCCTTTGATGCACGGCATGAACCTTCAGGGGGTGGCCGCATCCTGCAGGTCGACCCTGAAAATGATCGGTCCAGCCACCGCGGCCCTTATATCGGCGTTGGCCATGGTCTACATCATGATCAATTCGGGCGTCGCGGAGGGCAAAGAAAGTATGCTCATCGTGGTGGCCGGCGCTGCGTCGGACCTGGCGGGGCAAAGCTGGTATCTGCTGGCGCCACTCGTGGGAACCCTGGGAACCTTCATCTCCGGCAGCAACACGGTCTCGAATATCATGTTCGGCGTCCTGCAGCAGGATGCCGCGATCCAGAGCGGATTGCACGTGGTTCCAGTGCTGGCCCTGCAGGCCGTCGGCGGGGCTGCGGGCAACATGATCTGCGTCCACAACGTGGTGGCGGTTCTGGCGACGGTGGGGCTCCTGGGCAAGGAAGGCCTGGTGATCCGCATCAATCTGGGCATTGCCCTGGGGTACGCCATTCTGGCGGGAAGCATCGTCTGGGCCATCGCTGTTTTTGTCTGA